A genomic segment from Parolsenella catena encodes:
- the rbfA gene encoding 30S ribosome-binding factor RbfA — protein sequence MKQNANSRRSGQIAREKLASILLFEVADPDLDLVTLTGCEVSVDRSFVRAYVTCEPERYDTVMAALERAKGRIRSLLGHALGWRVTPELAFSIDSSTDEAERIARALEQRPPTIDVEKDEFGYPVVAGSGDSDAGDEAAEAE from the coding sequence ATGAAGCAGAACGCAAATTCGCGCCGCTCCGGGCAAATCGCCCGCGAGAAGCTCGCGAGCATCCTCCTCTTTGAGGTTGCCGACCCCGACCTCGACCTCGTGACGCTCACGGGTTGCGAGGTCTCCGTTGACCGCTCGTTCGTGCGTGCCTACGTCACGTGCGAGCCCGAGCGCTATGACACCGTCATGGCCGCGCTCGAGCGTGCCAAGGGCCGCATTCGCTCCCTTCTCGGCCATGCGCTCGGCTGGCGCGTCACCCCTGAGCTCGCATTCTCCATCGACTCCTCCACGGACGAGGCCGAGCGCATCGCCCGAGCCCTCGAGCAGCGCCCGCCCACCATCGATGTCGAGAAGGACGAGTTTGGCTACCCAGTCGTGGCCGGGTCCGGGGATTCGGACGCGGGCGACGAGGCTGCAGAGGCGGAGTAG
- a CDS encoding PASTA domain-containing protein — translation MKCPHCGADLGEGLLPARCPACGRGLGAGASRSNPLAARELAERAAASRRSVEGLSGRGRGRRDRSQTTKRVTRILLAFVLVAVFCAAVAFVAYRAEIIGGRTVPDVVGWSAQSAQTRLEECGFSVGVNEVTSTEQDPGKVVSEAPSAGARIASGSTVTIDVAASQQ, via the coding sequence ATGAAGTGTCCGCATTGCGGAGCCGACCTGGGGGAGGGTCTGCTTCCGGCCCGCTGCCCGGCGTGCGGCCGGGGCCTTGGCGCCGGCGCCTCTCGCTCCAACCCGCTTGCCGCCCGAGAGTTGGCGGAGCGCGCCGCCGCCTCGAGAAGAAGCGTCGAGGGCCTCTCCGGCAGGGGTCGCGGCAGGCGCGACCGCTCCCAGACCACGAAGCGCGTCACGAGGATCCTGCTCGCCTTCGTCCTCGTCGCCGTCTTCTGCGCCGCTGTTGCCTTCGTGGCCTATCGCGCCGAGATCATCGGCGGGCGTACGGTGCCAGACGTCGTGGGGTGGAGCGCCCAGAGCGCCCAGACCAGGCTCGAGGAGTGCGGCTTCTCCGTTGGCGTGAACGAGGTCACCTCTACCGAGCAGGACCCGGGCAAGGTCGTAAGCGAGGCGCCGTCTGCCGGCGCCCGCATTGCCTCGGGGTCCACGGTCACGATCGACGTCGCGGCCTCCCAGCAGTGA
- a CDS encoding ribosome maturation factor RimP has protein sequence MAQDKAAAILEALEVAGAAHGVDVVDVEVVGATKAPTVRVRLDWSDEGKGTISLDDVAAQTEWVSDVIDVVDPFPGSFTLEVSSPGLDRPLRRERDFVRFAGEQVALTTTAMEGRKRFSGKLVGVREGQVVLDTDEGEVSIALDEVRRCNIKPTFAKGEKKTFSKQSKGSAKSKKAAHEGE, from the coding sequence ATGGCGCAGGACAAGGCCGCGGCCATACTCGAGGCCCTCGAGGTGGCGGGCGCCGCCCATGGCGTTGACGTCGTGGACGTCGAGGTCGTTGGTGCCACGAAGGCGCCGACCGTGCGCGTTCGTCTCGACTGGTCCGACGAGGGCAAGGGCACCATCTCGCTTGATGACGTCGCCGCGCAGACCGAGTGGGTCTCCGACGTCATCGACGTCGTCGATCCGTTCCCGGGCTCCTTCACGCTTGAGGTGAGCTCCCCGGGCCTTGACCGCCCCCTGCGTCGCGAGCGCGACTTCGTGCGCTTCGCCGGCGAGCAGGTCGCCCTCACCACGACCGCGATGGAGGGCCGCAAGCGCTTCTCGGGCAAGCTCGTGGGCGTGCGCGAGGGCCAGGTCGTCCTCGACACGGACGAGGGCGAGGTCAGCATCGCGCTCGACGAGGTGCGTCGCTGCAACATCAAGCCCACGTTCGCCAAGGGCGAGAAGAAGACCTTCTCGAAGCAGTCGAAGGGCTCGGCCAAGTCAAAGAAGGCCGCCCACGAGGGCGAGTAG
- the nusA gene encoding transcription termination factor NusA: protein MASAMMEALMALCQEKHIDELYLLDRLEQSLAQSYASLMHLDWGARVTIDRMTGKIYVYKLVPIDDSMDEEGNYTEFEEIDVTPKDTSRIAAQHAKAEINAIVRNAAREQIYEEFSQRIGDIITGTVLQSTPDFTIVKIREGVEAELPHFDRKRHPEERNERPNGERYTHNMRLKAVIIDVRDPNAQISQPVRGEHSRPSIVISRTHPELIRRLFELEVPEIYDGVVEIRSIAREAGARSKVAVSSLDDRLDPVGACVGPKGSRVRTVVSELRGERVDVVLWSDDPARCVANALSPAKVTRVVIDEETNYATVVVPDDQLSLAIGKEGQNARLAARLTGMHIDIKNESLAAGMFPKTPAPVEEAEDLVGEESTHRCEFVSPSGVQCRNMARPGSRYCGVHEKMALVDSAEVSDDPDSLI, encoded by the coding sequence ATGGCATCTGCGATGATGGAAGCGCTCATGGCGCTGTGCCAGGAGAAGCACATCGACGAGCTCTACCTGCTCGACCGTCTCGAGCAGTCCCTTGCCCAGAGCTACGCGAGCCTCATGCACCTCGACTGGGGCGCCAGGGTCACGATTGACCGCATGACGGGCAAGATCTACGTGTACAAGCTCGTGCCGATTGACGACTCCATGGACGAGGAGGGCAACTACACCGAGTTCGAGGAGATTGACGTCACGCCCAAGGACACGAGTCGTATCGCCGCCCAGCACGCCAAGGCGGAGATCAACGCCATCGTGCGCAACGCCGCCCGCGAGCAGATCTACGAGGAGTTCTCGCAGCGCATCGGCGACATCATCACCGGCACCGTGCTGCAGTCCACGCCTGACTTCACGATCGTCAAGATCCGCGAGGGCGTCGAGGCCGAGCTGCCGCACTTTGACCGCAAGCGTCACCCCGAGGAGCGCAACGAGCGCCCCAACGGCGAGCGCTACACGCACAACATGCGCCTCAAGGCCGTCATCATCGACGTCCGCGACCCCAACGCGCAGATCTCCCAGCCGGTCCGCGGCGAGCACTCCCGTCCCTCCATCGTCATCTCCCGCACACACCCCGAGCTCATCCGTCGCCTCTTCGAGCTCGAGGTCCCCGAGATCTATGACGGCGTCGTGGAGATTCGCTCCATCGCCCGCGAGGCCGGCGCCCGCTCCAAGGTCGCCGTCTCCTCGCTCGACGACCGCCTCGACCCGGTGGGTGCCTGCGTGGGTCCCAAGGGCAGCCGCGTGCGCACCGTCGTGAGCGAGCTGCGCGGCGAGCGCGTCGACGTCGTGCTGTGGAGCGACGACCCCGCCCGTTGCGTGGCCAATGCCCTGTCGCCGGCCAAGGTGACGCGCGTGGTCATCGACGAGGAGACCAACTACGCCACGGTCGTGGTCCCCGACGACCAGCTCTCCCTGGCCATCGGCAAGGAGGGCCAGAACGCCCGCCTCGCCGCGCGCCTGACCGGCATGCACATCGACATCAAGAACGAGTCGCTTGCGGCCGGCATGTTCCCCAAGACGCCCGCTCCCGTCGAGGAGGCCGAGGACCTCGTGGGCGAGGAGAGCACCCACCGCTGCGAGTTCGTGAGCCCCTCCGGCGTGCAGTGCCGCAACATGGCGCGCCCCGGCTCCCGCTACTGCGGCGTCCACGAGAAGATGGCGCTCGTCGACTCCGCCGAGGTCTCCGACGACCCCGATTCGCTGATCTAG
- a CDS encoding DHH family phosphoesterase, producing MNAGDENVFAEQREKFGRICALIDDATEIVVCAHTDPDGDALGSGLALAQIISQHWAGKHVTNLLADDAPVPRLYRFLPGAESFVHASDYAGTPDLFIVVDLSVAPRLNKAQPVLERSRHIAIMDHHPSTTPFGDVALIRPDAAATGVVIAEFGLFLGAHFTVDIANCLFCAIVTDTGRFQYQNADSEAFECASMLVDAGASPSMISLNVYQSFRLAYLHLESVVMGRIVTFDHGRIAYSYATRNDLERTGAHPDECDGLIDVVRSVEGSVVALFLKELPDGKVRGNLRSKGKHDISVVARSMGGGGHKAAAGFTSDGGIDATLACVLPQLQAVLAAADGEAPAPHNPQMKLELGKGV from the coding sequence ATGAACGCAGGTGACGAGAACGTATTTGCCGAGCAGCGCGAGAAGTTCGGCAGGATTTGCGCGCTCATAGACGACGCGACCGAGATCGTGGTGTGTGCTCACACCGATCCCGATGGCGACGCGCTGGGCTCCGGCCTCGCGCTCGCCCAGATCATTTCCCAGCACTGGGCCGGCAAGCACGTCACGAACCTTTTGGCAGACGACGCCCCCGTTCCCCGCCTGTACAGGTTCCTGCCCGGGGCGGAATCGTTCGTCCACGCCTCGGACTATGCGGGCACGCCGGACCTGTTTATCGTCGTTGACCTCTCGGTGGCACCGCGCCTCAACAAGGCCCAGCCCGTGCTCGAGCGCAGCCGGCACATCGCGATCATGGACCACCACCCGTCCACCACGCCGTTTGGCGACGTGGCGCTCATCCGCCCCGACGCGGCTGCGACGGGCGTCGTCATCGCCGAGTTCGGCCTGTTTCTCGGTGCGCACTTCACGGTCGACATCGCCAACTGCCTGTTCTGCGCCATCGTCACCGACACGGGCCGCTTCCAGTACCAGAACGCCGACTCCGAGGCGTTCGAGTGCGCGAGCATGCTCGTTGACGCCGGTGCGTCGCCGTCCATGATCTCCCTCAACGTCTACCAGAGCTTCCGCCTTGCCTACCTGCACCTCGAGAGCGTCGTCATGGGACGCATCGTGACGTTTGACCACGGCCGCATCGCCTACAGCTACGCCACGAGAAACGATCTCGAGCGCACGGGGGCGCACCCAGACGAGTGCGACGGCCTCATCGACGTCGTGCGCAGCGTGGAGGGCTCTGTGGTCGCGCTGTTCCTCAAGGAGCTTCCGGACGGCAAGGTCCGCGGAAACCTCCGCTCCAAGGGCAAGCACGACATCTCCGTCGTGGCGCGCTCCATGGGCGGTGGCGGACACAAGGCGGCTGCCGGATTCACTTCCGATGGCGGTATCGACGCCACGCTCGCTTGCGTCCTGCCTCAGCTGCAGGCCGTGCTTGCGGCCGCCGATGGGGAGGCTCCGGCTCCCCACAATCCTCAGATGAAACTCGAGCTTGGCAAAGGGGTCTAG
- the infB gene encoding translation initiation factor IF-2, producing the protein MAKTRVHDLAKEFGMTSKEMLGHLADMMIPAKSASSALEDAYVMVVRKKMAPILEARAAEIEAAKKAEEEARAKAEAEERARAEKERVEAEKRREAERARAEAERKKAEEARAEAERKRKEEEEKNRVRDNAPKSVPSMTSLLDQIAQQEKILKAQREEAAAKKKTEQSSGGRGRRGNGSSRPQRSNPVANDNAPVSPEKAAKASRGKHKGHHDNDGEDRYSRMAKAAEEYNRERVLEEARASVEEASRESTGRRKKRKERRQKQAEQAAKEQAIEEAIANDQNVAEIGMVKVPTGSTVAELAELLGVPASDIVKRLFLLGNPLTLTQSMSDELIELVADDLGREVKVMTKEEENSFTFYDDPADLLPRAPVVTVMGHVDHGKTSLLDAIRHTGVAEGEAGGITQAIGASQVKIGDRTITFIDTPGHETFTAMRARGAKVTDIVILIVAADDGVMPQTVESINHAKAAGVPIIVAVNKIDKPGANPDKVRQELTEYGIIPEEWGGQNMFVNISAKKKIGIDELLETVLLQADVLELKANPNTFASGNVLEAKLDRGRGSVATVLVTRGTLRIGDAIVAGMSYGRIRAMLDPKGRPVKEAKPSDPVEILGLQSVPAAGDEFRVFTEEREARSLAEQRALKARIEEQNRVKHVTLETLFSTMEDAEVKELNLVIKADVQGSIEALQDSLDKMDQSEVRINTIHSAVGAITETDVTLADASNAIIIGFGVRPDAKARAAAEHQGVEIRTYSVIYKAIEEIDAARIGMLKPTEEEHQTGSAEVRDTFKVPKVGIAAGCMVTEGEISRDDNVRLVRDGIVVFDGKIASLRRYKDDVKSVKAGFECGIGLENYQDIKPGDVIEGYKIVEVARTE; encoded by the coding sequence ATGGCAAAGACTCGCGTACATGACCTTGCCAAGGAATTTGGCATGACGAGCAAGGAGATGCTCGGCCACCTGGCCGACATGATGATCCCTGCCAAGTCCGCCTCGAGCGCTCTCGAGGACGCCTACGTGATGGTCGTCCGCAAGAAGATGGCGCCCATCCTCGAGGCCCGCGCCGCAGAGATCGAGGCGGCCAAGAAGGCCGAGGAGGAGGCCCGCGCCAAGGCCGAGGCCGAGGAGCGCGCCCGCGCCGAGAAGGAGCGCGTCGAGGCCGAGAAGCGCCGCGAGGCCGAGCGCGCCCGTGCCGAGGCAGAGCGCAAGAAGGCCGAGGAGGCCCGCGCCGAGGCCGAGCGCAAGCGCAAGGAAGAGGAGGAGAAGAACCGCGTGCGCGACAACGCGCCCAAGTCCGTCCCCTCCATGACGAGCCTGCTCGACCAGATCGCCCAGCAGGAGAAGATCCTCAAGGCTCAGCGCGAGGAGGCCGCCGCCAAGAAGAAGACCGAGCAGTCCTCTGGCGGTCGTGGCCGCCGCGGCAACGGCTCCTCGCGTCCCCAGCGCTCCAACCCCGTCGCCAACGACAACGCTCCCGTGAGCCCCGAGAAGGCTGCCAAGGCCTCGCGTGGCAAGCACAAGGGCCACCATGACAACGATGGTGAGGACCGCTACAGCCGCATGGCGAAGGCCGCCGAGGAGTACAACCGCGAGCGCGTGCTCGAGGAGGCCCGCGCCAGCGTCGAGGAGGCCTCTCGCGAGTCCACCGGTCGCCGCAAGAAGCGCAAGGAGCGTCGTCAGAAGCAGGCCGAGCAGGCCGCCAAGGAGCAGGCGATCGAGGAGGCCATCGCAAACGACCAGAACGTGGCCGAGATCGGCATGGTCAAGGTTCCCACCGGCTCCACCGTCGCCGAGCTCGCCGAGCTTCTCGGCGTGCCCGCGTCCGACATCGTCAAGCGCCTGTTCCTGCTGGGCAACCCGCTGACCCTCACGCAGTCCATGTCCGACGAGCTCATCGAGCTTGTGGCCGACGACCTCGGCCGCGAGGTCAAGGTTATGACCAAGGAGGAGGAGAACTCCTTCACCTTCTACGATGATCCGGCCGACCTCCTTCCGCGCGCCCCGGTCGTCACCGTCATGGGCCACGTCGACCACGGCAAGACGAGCCTGCTCGACGCCATCCGCCACACGGGCGTTGCCGAAGGCGAGGCCGGCGGCATCACGCAGGCCATCGGCGCCTCCCAGGTCAAGATCGGCGACCGCACCATCACCTTCATCGACACCCCGGGCCACGAGACGTTCACCGCCATGCGTGCCCGTGGCGCCAAGGTGACCGACATTGTCATCCTCATCGTCGCGGCCGACGACGGCGTCATGCCGCAGACGGTCGAGTCCATCAACCACGCCAAGGCCGCCGGCGTGCCCATCATCGTGGCCGTCAACAAGATTGACAAGCCCGGTGCCAACCCCGACAAGGTGCGCCAGGAGCTCACCGAGTACGGCATCATCCCGGAGGAGTGGGGCGGACAGAACATGTTCGTCAACATCTCCGCCAAGAAGAAGATCGGCATCGACGAGCTGCTCGAGACCGTCCTGCTCCAGGCCGACGTCCTCGAGCTCAAGGCCAACCCCAACACGTTCGCCTCCGGCAACGTCCTCGAGGCCAAGCTCGATCGCGGTCGCGGCTCGGTGGCCACGGTGCTCGTCACGCGCGGCACCCTGCGCATCGGCGACGCCATCGTCGCGGGCATGTCCTACGGCCGCATCCGCGCCATGCTCGACCCGAAGGGCCGCCCGGTCAAGGAGGCCAAGCCCTCCGACCCGGTCGAGATCCTCGGTCTCCAGAGCGTGCCGGCCGCCGGCGACGAGTTCCGTGTGTTCACCGAGGAGCGCGAGGCGCGCTCCCTGGCCGAGCAGCGCGCGCTCAAGGCCCGCATCGAGGAGCAGAACCGCGTAAAGCACGTCACGCTCGAGACGCTCTTCTCCACGATGGAGGACGCCGAGGTCAAGGAGCTCAACCTCGTCATCAAGGCCGACGTCCAGGGCTCCATCGAGGCCCTTCAGGACTCGCTGGACAAGATGGACCAGTCCGAGGTGCGCATCAACACGATCCACTCCGCCGTTGGCGCCATCACCGAGACCGACGTCACGCTCGCCGATGCCTCCAACGCCATCATCATCGGCTTCGGCGTGCGCCCGGACGCCAAGGCCCGTGCCGCCGCCGAGCACCAGGGCGTCGAGATCCGTACGTACAGCGTCATCTACAAGGCCATCGAGGAGATCGACGCCGCCCGCATCGGCATGCTCAAGCCCACGGAGGAAGAGCACCAGACGGGTTCTGCCGAGGTCCGCGACACGTTCAAGGTCCCCAAGGTCGGCATCGCCGCTGGCTGCATGGTCACCGAGGGCGAGATCAGCCGCGACGACAACGTCCGCCTCGTTCGCGACGGCATTGTCGTGTTCGATGGCAAGATCGCCTCGCTGCGCCGTTACAAGGATGACGTCAAGAGCGTCAAGGCCGGCTTCGAGTGCGGCATTGGCCTGGAGAACTACCAGGACATCAAGCCTGGCGACGTCATCGAGGGGTACAAGATCGTCGAGGTCGCCCGTACCGAGTAG
- the truB gene encoding tRNA pseudouridine(55) synthase TruB → MRRGTSGINALIAVDKPLGMTSHDVVARVRRSLAERRVGHAGTLDPDASGVLVVGVGQGTRLMGLLTSERKGYVGLVVFGSETETDDAEGKVTRTAEVPDWAWDEHAVRERLAAIEGPCMQVPPAYSAISVNGVRSYARARAGETVELDARPVTVHSASLAAIQDVDGHPGWLCAFEVSKGCYIRAIARDLGRACGSAAHLAGLRRTSSGSISLSSCVTLEELERDGAGVLASSALDPAACVGAPIRSLSEADLADASCGKHLSLGSVSVEEGGRVCLVAGDKLYGVWTRRGDELVSSTNFPAGISGVRR, encoded by the coding sequence ATGCGGCGTGGGACGAGTGGCATCAACGCCCTGATTGCCGTCGACAAGCCACTGGGCATGACGTCTCACGACGTCGTTGCCCGCGTGAGGCGCTCGCTTGCCGAGCGTCGCGTGGGCCATGCGGGGACGCTTGACCCCGATGCGTCCGGGGTGCTTGTCGTGGGAGTGGGGCAGGGTACGCGCCTCATGGGGCTGCTCACCTCCGAGCGCAAGGGCTACGTGGGCCTTGTCGTCTTTGGCTCTGAGACGGAAACGGACGATGCCGAGGGCAAGGTCACCAGGACCGCCGAGGTCCCCGACTGGGCCTGGGACGAGCATGCCGTTCGGGAACGCCTTGCCGCCATCGAGGGACCGTGCATGCAGGTGCCGCCCGCCTACTCCGCCATCTCGGTGAACGGCGTGCGCTCCTACGCGCGCGCAAGGGCCGGCGAGACGGTCGAGCTCGACGCCCGTCCCGTGACCGTTCACTCGGCGTCGCTCGCGGCCATTCAGGACGTCGACGGACATCCGGGTTGGCTCTGCGCGTTTGAGGTCTCCAAGGGCTGCTACATCCGCGCCATCGCCCGTGACCTCGGGCGGGCGTGTGGGAGTGCCGCGCACCTCGCGGGCCTCAGGCGCACGAGCTCGGGCTCCATCTCGCTCTCCTCGTGCGTGACGCTCGAGGAGCTCGAGCGCGACGGCGCAGGCGTGCTGGCGTCCTCGGCGCTCGACCCTGCGGCCTGCGTTGGCGCGCCCATCCGCTCCCTCTCCGAGGCAGATCTTGCGGACGCCTCTTGCGGCAAGCACCTCTCGCTCGGTAGCGTGAGCGTCGAAGAGGGAGGCCGCGTCTGTCTCGTTGCCGGAGACAAGCTCTATGGCGTCTGGACGAGGCGCGGCGACGAGCTCGTGAGCTCCACGAACTTCCCCGCAGGCATTTCGGGGGTGCGCCGATGA
- the leuS gene encoding leucine--tRNA ligase — translation MSDVNDTNATQASRFPAYDAAAIEGKWQRIWDEKGTYKTDEDPNKPKKYVLEMFPYPSGDLHMGHARNYTIGDAMARQARMRGYDVLHPIGFDAFGLPAENAAIKHNTQAAAWTYQNMDNALATMRRMGFSYDYDRLVRTCDPEYYKWGQWMFLKMWEKGLAYRATSPVNWCPSCNTVLANEQVVEGRCWRCGSVPEKRELSQWYLKITDYAQELLDDLDKLTGWPENVKAQQRNWIGRSEGAEIDFTLADKDGVTPTDRKITVFTTRADTLFGVSFFLLPPESPLAAELVAGTECEAAFKELKEATEKVSSVDRQGSAREKHGVFTGRYVINPINGRPAPIWVADYVLMDYGTGAVMGVPCGDQRDFDFAKKYGLEIAPIICEKDDPLYDELKDERELKVTSVSWDHAMDAEGYLVQSGEFTGLKGGKHSEAVDAIIGWLSERGLGRKKVQFRLRDWLISRQRYWGNPIPMIHCDCCGDVPVPYDQLPVTLPDNLDLGAGETLAEYAPFYETTCPKCGRPAKRITDTMDTFTCSSWYYLRYCDPHNTELPFSKESVDRWMPVDNYIGGIEHAILHLLYSRFWTKVLRDLGMIDADEPFTNLLCQGMVKDHNGETMSKSKGNVVPPSSVIEPYGADTMRLVILFIAPPEKDFDWDEKAVAGANRFIKRAWSIVWQLSAGAHAGEFDARSLKGQAGELFRTLNGLGARCTSDYDRGQFNTAISAVMEIVNAASKYLNETPAEDRVLELDFRVAHDIVAILAPICPHWAEELYHEALHLEGSVYNEPWPEFDPELAKADTVEIAVQVMGKVRGHATIAADATREQTEKAALAAISEQLEGKTVRKVIVVPGKLVNVVAN, via the coding sequence ATGAGCGACGTCAACGATACGAACGCCACCCAGGCCAGCCGCTTCCCGGCCTATGACGCCGCTGCCATCGAGGGCAAGTGGCAGCGCATCTGGGACGAGAAGGGCACCTACAAGACCGACGAGGACCCCAACAAGCCCAAGAAGTACGTCCTCGAGATGTTCCCGTATCCCTCGGGCGACCTGCACATGGGCCACGCCCGCAACTACACCATCGGTGACGCCATGGCGCGCCAGGCCCGCATGCGCGGCTATGACGTCCTGCACCCCATCGGATTCGACGCCTTTGGCCTTCCTGCCGAGAACGCCGCCATCAAGCACAACACGCAGGCCGCGGCGTGGACCTACCAGAACATGGACAACGCCCTCGCCACGATGAGGCGCATGGGCTTCTCCTACGACTACGACCGCCTCGTGCGCACCTGCGACCCCGAGTACTACAAGTGGGGCCAGTGGATGTTCCTCAAGATGTGGGAGAAGGGCCTGGCCTACCGTGCCACCTCGCCCGTCAACTGGTGCCCGTCATGCAACACCGTGCTCGCCAACGAGCAGGTCGTCGAGGGCAGGTGCTGGCGCTGCGGCTCCGTGCCCGAGAAGCGCGAGCTGTCCCAGTGGTACCTCAAGATCACCGACTACGCCCAGGAGCTTCTCGACGACCTCGACAAGCTCACCGGCTGGCCGGAGAACGTCAAGGCCCAGCAGCGCAACTGGATCGGCCGCTCCGAGGGCGCCGAGATCGACTTCACGCTCGCTGACAAGGACGGCGTGACGCCGACGGACCGCAAGATCACCGTCTTCACGACGCGCGCCGACACGCTGTTCGGCGTGAGCTTCTTCCTGCTTCCGCCCGAGAGCCCGCTTGCCGCCGAGCTCGTTGCCGGCACCGAGTGCGAGGCCGCGTTCAAGGAGCTCAAGGAGGCTACCGAGAAGGTCTCGAGCGTCGACCGCCAGGGATCGGCGCGCGAGAAGCACGGCGTGTTCACGGGCCGCTACGTCATCAACCCCATCAACGGAAGGCCCGCCCCGATTTGGGTCGCAGATTACGTCCTCATGGACTACGGCACCGGTGCCGTCATGGGCGTGCCCTGCGGCGACCAGCGCGACTTCGACTTCGCCAAGAAGTACGGCCTGGAGATCGCCCCGATCATCTGCGAGAAGGACGATCCCCTCTACGACGAGCTCAAGGACGAGCGCGAGCTCAAGGTCACGAGCGTCTCCTGGGACCACGCTATGGACGCCGAGGGCTACCTCGTGCAGTCTGGCGAGTTCACCGGCCTCAAGGGCGGCAAGCACTCCGAGGCCGTGGACGCCATCATCGGCTGGCTCTCCGAGCGTGGCCTCGGTCGCAAGAAGGTGCAGTTCCGCCTTCGCGACTGGCTCATCAGCCGTCAGCGCTACTGGGGCAACCCCATCCCGATGATCCACTGCGATTGCTGCGGTGACGTGCCGGTGCCCTACGACCAGCTGCCCGTGACGCTTCCAGACAACCTCGACCTCGGTGCCGGCGAGACGCTGGCCGAGTACGCGCCGTTCTACGAGACGACCTGCCCCAAGTGCGGAAGGCCCGCGAAGCGCATCACGGACACGATGGACACCTTCACGTGCTCCTCGTGGTACTACCTGCGCTATTGCGATCCGCACAATACCGAGCTCCCGTTCTCCAAGGAGTCGGTTGATCGCTGGATGCCCGTCGACAACTACATCGGCGGCATCGAACACGCGATCCTGCACCTTCTCTACAGCCGCTTCTGGACCAAGGTCCTTCGCGACCTCGGCATGATCGACGCCGACGAGCCCTTCACCAACCTGCTGTGCCAGGGCATGGTCAAGGACCACAACGGCGAGACCATGTCAAAGTCCAAGGGCAACGTCGTGCCGCCCTCGAGTGTCATCGAGCCCTACGGTGCCGACACGATGCGCCTCGTCATCCTGTTCATCGCCCCGCCCGAGAAGGACTTCGACTGGGACGAGAAGGCCGTCGCCGGTGCCAACCGCTTCATCAAGCGCGCCTGGTCCATCGTCTGGCAGCTCTCGGCTGGCGCGCACGCCGGCGAGTTCGATGCCAGGTCCCTCAAGGGCCAGGCCGGCGAGCTGTTCCGCACGCTGAACGGCCTGGGCGCCCGCTGCACCTCTGACTACGACCGCGGCCAGTTCAACACCGCCATCTCCGCCGTTATGGAGATCGTGAACGCCGCGAGCAAGTACCTCAACGAGACGCCCGCCGAGGATCGCGTGCTCGAGCTTGACTTCCGCGTCGCCCACGACATCGTGGCCATCCTCGCCCCCATCTGCCCGCACTGGGCCGAGGAGCTCTACCACGAGGCGCTCCACCTCGAAGGCTCCGTGTACAACGAGCCGTGGCCCGAGTTCGACCCCGAGCTTGCCAAGGCCGACACGGTGGAGATTGCCGTGCAGGTCATGGGCAAGGTGCGTGGCCACGCCACGATCGCCGCGGACGCCACCCGCGAGCAGACCGAGAAGGCTGCGCTTGCGGCCATCTCCGAGCAGCTCGAGGGCAAGACGGTCCGCAAGGTCATCGTCGTTCCCGGCAAGCTCGTCAACGTCGTCGCCAACTAG